Proteins from a genomic interval of Hyalangium ruber:
- a CDS encoding RecQ family ATP-dependent DNA helicase — protein MRRMQPEDLPHFAQAQAGLVRHFGLSEFRPGQAEVINAVLDGRNTVVVMPTGAGKSLCYQLPAMLLPGVTLVVSPLIALMKDQVEQLTARGIPATFINSSLTDLERAERMRRLRAREYKLVYVAPERFRSFSFLEALGEVGVDLLAVDEAHCISQWGHDFRPDYAQLGQVRKRLRPPRTVALTATATPEVREDITRVLLMKDPQTFAQGFDRPNLFLDVLSVGGDEEKRQACAQLAAQGGSGIIYCATRKAAENMHASLHERGVNAVLYHAGMEDEARRIAQEEFMAAKEAVAVATNAFGMGIDKPDIRFVAHANIPRAVEAYYQEIGRAGRDGLPATTALLFNHADVYTQERLIESNHPSEAVLGDIWNVLRNVPEYSKGIGVLAGMVGASEFEVSAALRIFEREGKIERGARGEGEHGITLTDKAPATQPHAEDARRLLQSLLEMFPVGRSASVELPVLARRTGLELEEVRHALGLLEKAGAAKVRRPFAGRSIRALEPVPFRDLGVDLSRVREQERRSLLLLKRMTDYAYTRRCRRAFILGYFGQADLPPNCGNCDVCSGSRLPRPAPMTRPAGATATGKPEGFSELAATELRRWRKSLAKDLEVPPFIIFNDATLVGLAAALPTDRDSFLAVKGTGESRWERFGPKVVEICLMARAAGHEPVALAEAPRVRRSRKA, from the coding sequence ATGCGACGGATGCAGCCAGAGGACCTGCCCCACTTCGCGCAAGCCCAGGCAGGCCTGGTCCGTCACTTCGGCCTGTCCGAGTTTCGCCCGGGCCAGGCCGAGGTCATCAACGCCGTGCTGGACGGGCGGAACACCGTGGTGGTGATGCCCACGGGCGCGGGCAAGAGCCTGTGCTACCAGCTCCCCGCCATGCTGCTGCCGGGGGTGACGCTCGTTGTCTCCCCGCTCATCGCGCTGATGAAGGACCAGGTGGAGCAGCTCACGGCGCGGGGGATACCGGCCACCTTCATCAACTCCTCTCTGACGGACCTGGAGCGGGCGGAGCGGATGCGACGGCTACGGGCGCGCGAGTACAAGCTCGTCTATGTGGCGCCCGAGCGCTTCCGGAGCTTCAGCTTCCTGGAGGCCCTCGGCGAGGTGGGGGTGGACCTGCTCGCCGTGGACGAGGCGCACTGCATCTCGCAGTGGGGCCATGACTTCCGGCCGGACTACGCGCAGCTCGGCCAGGTGCGCAAGCGCCTGCGTCCGCCGCGCACGGTGGCACTCACCGCCACGGCGACCCCCGAGGTTCGAGAGGACATCACCCGCGTCCTACTCATGAAGGATCCCCAGACGTTCGCCCAGGGCTTCGATCGGCCCAACCTCTTCCTGGACGTGCTGAGCGTCGGTGGAGACGAGGAGAAGCGGCAGGCGTGCGCCCAGCTGGCCGCCCAGGGGGGCAGCGGCATCATCTACTGCGCCACGCGCAAGGCCGCGGAGAACATGCACGCCTCGCTGCACGAGCGCGGGGTGAACGCCGTGCTGTACCACGCGGGCATGGAGGACGAGGCCCGGCGCATCGCCCAGGAAGAGTTCATGGCGGCCAAGGAGGCGGTGGCGGTGGCCACCAACGCCTTCGGCATGGGCATCGACAAGCCGGACATCCGCTTCGTGGCCCACGCCAACATTCCCCGGGCGGTGGAGGCGTACTACCAAGAGATAGGCCGCGCGGGCCGTGACGGGCTGCCCGCCACCACGGCGCTGCTCTTCAACCACGCGGACGTGTACACCCAGGAGCGGCTCATCGAGAGCAACCACCCTTCGGAGGCGGTGCTCGGTGACATCTGGAACGTGCTGCGCAACGTGCCCGAGTACAGCAAGGGCATCGGCGTCCTGGCGGGCATGGTGGGCGCCAGCGAGTTCGAGGTCTCCGCGGCGCTGCGCATCTTCGAGCGCGAGGGAAAGATCGAGCGCGGTGCGCGCGGCGAGGGCGAGCACGGCATCACCCTGACGGACAAGGCCCCGGCCACCCAGCCCCACGCGGAGGATGCGCGGCGGCTGCTGCAGTCGCTGCTGGAGATGTTCCCCGTGGGGCGCTCGGCCAGCGTGGAGCTTCCCGTGCTGGCCCGCCGCACCGGGCTGGAACTGGAGGAGGTACGGCACGCGCTGGGGCTGTTGGAGAAGGCCGGGGCGGCGAAGGTGCGCCGTCCGTTCGCCGGACGCTCCATCCGGGCGCTGGAGCCAGTGCCCTTCCGGGACCTGGGGGTGGACCTGAGCCGCGTGCGCGAGCAGGAGCGGCGCTCGCTGCTGCTGCTCAAGCGGATGACGGACTACGCGTACACGCGCCGGTGTCGCCGGGCCTTCATCCTGGGCTACTTCGGCCAGGCGGACCTGCCGCCCAACTGTGGGAACTGTGACGTGTGCTCAGGCAGCCGGCTGCCGCGCCCGGCGCCGATGACTCGCCCGGCTGGCGCCACGGCCACTGGCAAGCCCGAGGGCTTCAGCGAGCTGGCCGCCACGGAGCTGCGGCGCTGGCGCAAGTCGCTGGCAAAGGACTTGGAGGTCCCCCCCTTCATCATCTTCAACGACGCCACGTTGGTGGGCCTGGCGGCGGCCCTGCCCACGGACCGGGACTCCTTCCTCGCGGTGAAGGGCACGGGTGAGAGCCGCTGGGAGCGCTTCGGCCCCAAGGTGGTGGAGATCTGCCTCATGGCGCGCGCAGCGGGCCACGAGCCCGTGGCCCTCGCGGAGGCCCCTCGGGTCCGGCGCAGCCGCAAGGCGTGA
- a CDS encoding tetratricopeptide repeat protein codes for MAKSMVERYEQLLLQDPTSAVFVELAKALLEKGEPARTIEVCEKGISHHPNSVIGRVLWGKALLHLGKPAQAMEQFDQAIAVDKENAHAYNLISEVLVQRGLFRSALPILRKAAALQPNDGRVRLWLDQTQQALSGGPPPVMADLPGLTSNALAPKPQEEEEPPAPPPELRQPESVEVKQAETPQVARAEAAPAAPVRRAEAPPPPPPEEREESTPAVAAPPPPPSEEEAPRKSPPEKVKVVYFYPRSASKLTDEEDTLPPGQTREGLMQGMPPPPPEDGDFDPGQEEVTGVRKLTDLWRAPTAPAGLLPDVDLPEGQEPLEERTAPPVPDEEFQASEAEPPPGAGGLLGDLPPPEEEDDLAAIPSAARVSDTARTSPRPRSAAAAVAKRALLDEIPDAAEPPVPHAVRTTASSEADTAAIAAAYEKELREKHAKSAAKPSFISRLGVKHAVGVVGVLVLMVGIVAFVVIRSRQGGKTLAEVLDRAERAISVDTRSSLREALGLLERAREMDDGSSRAWALTAYAHALLYADHGSAFESRQQTLSALEYPGVRAEHVGLSLASDVLVADDKARATTRRALLESKDDSPELNTVAGSVLLEDKQPQKAVERFKLAVNSPRPVRALVQLGRYYQDFGDPTNALEMYSLARKASPEHPLARIGMAENQLELGQELEAALFDMQGLSADAELPEATRTRLQLVQGRLLTELGRYDEARNLLASGTKGPLAFEFQLAVGDASRAGGKLEEAQQSYEAALKLQPKSEEAREGLGRTLLDRDRAKEALARLEGDSGRRVALVRAAAYARLEDWKRVRSELGKTQVNNRYPPEAVGYLAMADTMEGNGEQARDALEKAVNAVKRPRTELRVALGQVYWRLRAPDKAQAQFEEAMKDPRDYEAPCALGRLLLSRGVPDIALKPLTQAVTRNPFHGEARDALGRALLALGRTEEGFQQFEVWKNTHAESAAAQKGYALALFHTGKRQEAAEVAGRAVKLDASDAEAHRVRAVILFTNGDAKGGFSALEKANKLDPRDAETFCEIAHAFLRQDKAEAAGAAFEAARREGPDASCGMVGQHYADLSGGRVAAKALDGLADKAPTVWDKAFAQTAKARVLLEAGALKEARTAAEAAVKLAPFNGRAHLALGLVALRQRQEEPAMAALNKAVELEPAHGMAHLALADALSRKTEELPRAIQEYETFLSLAGSSEEAKRVKKALPNLKKRVK; via the coding sequence ATGGCCAAGTCGATGGTGGAGCGGTACGAGCAGCTTCTGCTGCAGGACCCCACTTCCGCGGTTTTCGTAGAACTCGCCAAGGCCCTCCTCGAGAAGGGGGAGCCGGCGCGCACCATCGAGGTGTGTGAGAAGGGCATCTCTCATCACCCCAACTCGGTTATCGGCCGCGTGCTGTGGGGCAAGGCGCTGCTGCACCTGGGCAAGCCGGCCCAGGCGATGGAGCAGTTCGATCAGGCGATCGCTGTCGATAAGGAGAACGCCCACGCCTACAACCTGATCAGCGAGGTGCTGGTGCAGCGCGGGCTGTTCCGCTCGGCGCTGCCCATCCTTCGCAAGGCCGCGGCGCTGCAGCCCAATGATGGGCGGGTGCGCCTGTGGCTGGATCAGACGCAGCAAGCGCTCTCGGGTGGCCCTCCGCCGGTGATGGCGGATCTGCCCGGGCTCACTTCCAACGCGCTCGCGCCCAAGCCTCAGGAGGAAGAAGAGCCACCCGCGCCGCCGCCGGAGCTGCGGCAGCCCGAGAGCGTCGAGGTGAAGCAGGCCGAGACGCCGCAGGTGGCTCGGGCCGAGGCCGCCCCCGCTGCTCCCGTTCGGAGGGCGGAGGCCCCGCCCCCACCGCCCCCGGAGGAGCGGGAGGAATCCACTCCCGCGGTGGCCGCGCCGCCACCGCCACCGAGCGAGGAAGAGGCCCCGAGGAAGTCTCCGCCCGAGAAAGTGAAGGTGGTGTACTTCTACCCCCGCTCCGCCTCGAAGCTCACCGACGAGGAGGACACCCTGCCTCCCGGACAGACGCGGGAAGGGCTCATGCAGGGCATGCCGCCTCCGCCTCCGGAGGATGGCGACTTCGATCCGGGCCAGGAAGAGGTGACCGGGGTCCGAAAGCTGACGGATCTGTGGCGGGCCCCCACCGCTCCGGCAGGGCTGCTGCCGGACGTCGATCTTCCCGAAGGTCAGGAGCCGCTCGAGGAGCGGACGGCGCCTCCTGTTCCCGACGAGGAGTTCCAGGCCTCCGAGGCGGAGCCGCCGCCGGGAGCCGGAGGGCTCCTGGGAGATCTTCCGCCTCCCGAGGAAGAGGATGATCTGGCGGCGATCCCCTCGGCGGCGCGCGTGTCCGATACGGCGCGCACCTCGCCTCGGCCGCGCTCCGCCGCTGCCGCCGTCGCCAAGCGCGCGCTCCTCGATGAGATTCCGGATGCCGCGGAGCCTCCGGTGCCTCATGCCGTGCGGACGACCGCCTCCTCCGAGGCGGACACCGCGGCCATCGCCGCCGCCTACGAGAAGGAGCTGCGCGAGAAGCACGCCAAGAGCGCCGCGAAGCCCTCCTTCATCTCGCGCCTGGGGGTGAAGCACGCCGTGGGCGTGGTCGGGGTGCTGGTGCTGATGGTGGGCATCGTGGCGTTCGTCGTCATCCGCTCGCGGCAGGGTGGCAAGACGCTCGCGGAGGTGCTGGATCGCGCCGAGCGCGCCATCTCCGTGGACACGCGCTCCTCCCTGCGCGAGGCGCTCGGTCTGCTCGAGCGCGCGCGGGAGATGGACGACGGCAGCAGCCGCGCCTGGGCGCTGACGGCCTACGCGCACGCGCTGCTCTACGCCGACCACGGGAGCGCCTTCGAGAGCCGGCAGCAGACGCTCTCGGCCCTGGAGTACCCGGGCGTGCGCGCCGAGCATGTGGGGCTCAGCCTCGCCTCCGATGTGCTCGTGGCGGACGACAAGGCGCGGGCCACCACCCGCCGCGCGCTGCTGGAGTCCAAGGACGACTCGCCCGAGCTGAACACCGTCGCCGGCAGCGTGCTGCTGGAGGACAAGCAGCCGCAGAAGGCGGTGGAGCGCTTCAAGCTCGCGGTGAACTCACCGCGTCCGGTGCGCGCGCTGGTGCAGCTTGGGCGCTACTACCAGGACTTCGGCGACCCCACCAACGCGCTGGAGATGTACTCGCTTGCCCGGAAGGCCTCTCCCGAGCACCCGCTGGCCCGCATCGGCATGGCGGAGAACCAGCTCGAGCTGGGGCAGGAGCTGGAGGCGGCGCTCTTCGACATGCAGGGGCTCAGCGCGGATGCGGAGCTTCCCGAGGCGACACGCACGCGGCTGCAGCTCGTCCAGGGCCGGCTCCTCACGGAGCTGGGGCGGTATGACGAGGCGCGGAACCTGCTGGCCAGCGGCACGAAGGGCCCCCTGGCCTTCGAGTTCCAACTGGCGGTCGGTGACGCGAGCCGCGCGGGCGGCAAGCTGGAGGAGGCCCAGCAGTCCTATGAGGCCGCCCTCAAGCTGCAGCCCAAGAGCGAGGAGGCCCGCGAGGGCCTGGGGCGGACGCTGCTGGACCGGGATCGCGCCAAGGAGGCGCTGGCGCGGCTGGAGGGAGACAGCGGCCGCCGGGTGGCGCTGGTGCGCGCGGCGGCCTACGCGCGGCTGGAGGACTGGAAGCGGGTGCGCTCGGAGCTGGGCAAGACGCAGGTGAACAACCGCTATCCCCCCGAGGCCGTGGGCTACCTCGCCATGGCGGACACCATGGAGGGCAACGGCGAGCAGGCGCGCGATGCGCTGGAGAAGGCGGTCAACGCCGTGAAGCGGCCTCGCACGGAGCTGCGCGTGGCGCTGGGACAGGTGTACTGGCGCCTGCGCGCGCCGGACAAGGCGCAGGCCCAGTTCGAGGAGGCCATGAAGGACCCGCGCGACTACGAGGCCCCGTGCGCGCTGGGGCGGCTGCTGCTCTCGCGCGGCGTGCCGGACATCGCCCTCAAGCCGCTCACGCAGGCGGTGACGCGCAACCCCTTCCACGGCGAGGCCCGGGATGCACTGGGCCGGGCGCTGCTGGCGCTGGGCCGCACGGAGGAAGGCTTCCAGCAGTTCGAGGTGTGGAAGAACACCCACGCCGAGAGCGCGGCGGCGCAGAAGGGCTATGCCCTGGCGCTCTTCCACACGGGCAAGCGCCAGGAGGCGGCGGAGGTGGCAGGGCGTGCGGTGAAGCTCGATGCGAGCGACGCCGAGGCGCACCGGGTGCGTGCCGTCATCCTCTTCACCAACGGCGACGCCAAGGGAGGCTTCAGCGCCCTGGAGAAGGCCAACAAGCTCGATCCAAGGGACGCGGAGACCTTCTGCGAGATCGCCCATGCCTTCCTGCGCCAGGACAAGGCGGAGGCCGCCGGGGCGGCATTCGAAGCGGCGCGTCGCGAGGGGCCGGACGCTTCGTGCGGCATGGTGGGGCAGCACTACGCGGACCTCTCCGGAGGGCGCGTGGCGGCCAAGGCGCTGGACGGCCTCGCCGACAAGGCGCCCACCGTCTGGGACAAGGCCTTCGCGCAGACGGCCAAGGCGCGGGTGCTGCTGGAGGCCGGCGCGCTGAAGGAGGCGCGCACGGCGGCGGAGGCGGCGGTGAAGCTGGCGCCCTTCAACGGGCGGGCGCACCTGGCGCTGGGGCTCGTGGCCCTCCGGCAGCGGCAGGAGGAGCCGGCGATGGCGGCGCTCAACAAGGCCGTGGAACTGGAGCCGGCCCATGGCATGGCGCACCTGGCCCTGGCCGACGCGCTGTCGCGCAAGACCGAGGAGTTGCCGCGCGCCATCCAGGAGTACGAGACGTTCCTGTCGCTGGCCGGTTCCTCCGAGGAGGCCAAGCGGGTGAAGAAGGCCCTGCCCAACCTCAAGAAGCGGGTGAAGTAG
- a CDS encoding SDR family oxidoreductase: protein MRPAVVITGISGNLGRALAKQLHKNERIIGIDRRPFVGKPKDVEMYQLDLRKKKAEDVFRKNEVRAVIHMGIMHDPRMSEEEHHSFNVVGTTRLLEYCAKYGVKKVVVLSSANVYGPSPDNSNFLTEDAPLMAASRFSGVRDLIEVDMLAHGFFWRHPDINTVILRPVHIVGPTIKNAPSNYLRLRHPWTLAGFDPMVQLIHVEDVSRAMVEALSPTLKGVYNVVGPGEVPLTSVLRELGHTPIPVPHPVARPVLGMLFKYRLASFPPPELDHIQFLCNVDGNRWRKEAGWKPRFSMRETIRSVIGE from the coding sequence ATGAGACCGGCCGTCGTCATCACGGGCATCAGCGGCAACCTGGGCCGCGCGCTCGCCAAGCAGCTGCACAAGAACGAGCGCATCATCGGCATCGATCGGCGCCCCTTCGTGGGCAAGCCGAAGGATGTCGAGATGTACCAGCTGGATCTTCGCAAGAAGAAGGCCGAGGACGTCTTCCGCAAGAACGAGGTCCGCGCCGTCATCCACATGGGCATCATGCATGACCCGCGCATGAGCGAGGAGGAGCACCACTCCTTCAACGTCGTGGGCACCACGCGCCTGCTCGAGTACTGCGCCAAGTACGGCGTGAAGAAGGTGGTCGTCCTCTCCTCGGCCAACGTCTACGGCCCCAGCCCGGACAACTCCAACTTCCTCACCGAGGACGCGCCGCTCATGGCGGCCAGCCGCTTCTCGGGCGTCAGAGACCTCATCGAGGTCGACATGCTCGCCCACGGCTTCTTCTGGCGGCACCCCGACATCAACACCGTCATCCTCCGCCCCGTCCACATCGTCGGGCCCACCATCAAGAACGCCCCCTCCAACTACCTGCGGCTGCGCCACCCGTGGACGCTGGCGGGGTTCGACCCCATGGTGCAGCTCATCCACGTGGAGGATGTGTCGCGCGCCATGGTCGAGGCCCTGAGCCCCACGCTCAAGGGCGTCTACAACGTGGTGGGCCCGGGCGAGGTGCCCCTCACCTCGGTGCTGCGCGAGCTGGGCCATACCCCCATCCCCGTGCCGCACCCCGTCGCCCGGCCCGTGCTGGGCATGCTCTTCAAGTACCGGCTGGCCAGCTTCCCGCCGCCCGAACTGGACCACATCCAGTTCCTCTGCAACGTGGACGGCAACCGCTGGCGCAAGGAGGCAGGCTGGAAGCCTCGCTTCTCCATGCGCGAGACCATCCGCTCCGTCATCGGCGAGTAG
- a CDS encoding lysophospholipid acyltransferase family protein: MFERLGDKVRQRLKGWTEQMAGEERKERLQALVRTENEYGVDPFGFNLDYSLAAVAPLLWVYRNYHRVETYGIEKVPKGRVLLVSNHSGQLPMDGAMIGVAMMMEANPPRAIRSMVEKWVPTLPYISTFFARVGQIVGTPENCRRLLNAGEAILVFPEGARGISKLWPQRYQLQEFGLGFMRLALETDTPIVPVAVVGAEEQAPALMDIKPVAKLLGFPSFPITPTGLPIPLPTKYRLYFGDPMHFSGRADDEDSELDKKVRTVKGAIQSMIHMGLKERRSIFW; encoded by the coding sequence ATGTTCGAGCGGCTCGGCGACAAGGTCCGGCAGCGTCTGAAGGGCTGGACGGAGCAGATGGCGGGCGAGGAGCGCAAGGAGCGGCTGCAGGCGCTCGTGCGCACGGAGAACGAATACGGGGTGGACCCGTTCGGCTTCAACCTCGACTACAGCCTCGCGGCGGTGGCGCCCCTGCTGTGGGTCTATCGCAACTACCACCGCGTGGAGACCTACGGCATCGAGAAGGTGCCCAAGGGCCGGGTGCTCCTGGTCTCCAACCACTCCGGCCAGCTGCCCATGGACGGGGCGATGATCGGCGTGGCCATGATGATGGAGGCCAACCCCCCGCGTGCCATCCGCAGCATGGTGGAGAAGTGGGTGCCCACGCTGCCGTACATCTCCACCTTCTTCGCCCGGGTGGGGCAGATCGTCGGCACCCCGGAGAACTGCCGCCGCCTGCTGAACGCGGGCGAGGCCATCCTCGTCTTCCCGGAAGGGGCGCGAGGCATCTCCAAGCTGTGGCCGCAGCGCTACCAGCTCCAGGAGTTCGGCCTGGGCTTCATGCGCCTGGCCCTGGAGACGGACACTCCCATCGTCCCCGTGGCTGTTGTCGGCGCCGAGGAGCAGGCCCCCGCGCTGATGGACATCAAGCCCGTGGCCAAGCTGCTCGGCTTCCCGTCCTTCCCCATCACTCCCACGGGGCTGCCCATCCCGCTGCCCACCAAGTACCGGCTCTATTTCGGCGACCCGATGCACTTCAGCGGCCGCGCCGATGACGAGGACAGCGAGCTGGACAAGAAGGTGCGCACCGTGAAGGGCGCCATCCAGTCGATGATCCATATGGGCCTCAAGGAGCGCCGGAGCATCTTCTGGTGA
- a CDS encoding polysaccharide deacetylase family protein, giving the protein MSSRLASISVDLDSLHHYCRIHGLPETVLDDRARALVYATAVPRFQELLGAVGVPGTFFAIGEDLSDAGAAAALRRAHDAGIEVANHSYAHDYALTRRAPESIREELVRGEEAILAVTGTRPVGFRAPGYTLNAALYAATVERGYLYGSSVFPAAPYYAAKAAVMGALALTGRPSRSVLDSPRVLLAPRTPYRPEPAQPYRRGAGPVLELPMAVTPGVRFPFIGTFATTLPLFGIRAAWLACRGDAFFNFELHAVDVLDETDGIPPELVRQQRDLLVSASRKMQRLETLFRWLKEERDVVTLREAAERLSHSL; this is encoded by the coding sequence GTGAGCTCCCGGCTGGCGTCCATCTCCGTCGATCTCGACTCGCTGCACCACTACTGCCGCATCCACGGCCTGCCGGAGACGGTGCTGGACGACCGGGCCCGAGCGCTCGTGTACGCCACCGCCGTGCCGCGCTTCCAGGAGCTGCTGGGCGCCGTGGGGGTACCGGGGACCTTCTTCGCCATCGGAGAGGACCTGTCGGACGCGGGGGCCGCGGCGGCGCTCCGGCGGGCCCATGACGCGGGCATCGAGGTGGCCAACCACAGCTACGCGCACGACTATGCGCTGACACGGCGGGCCCCCGAGTCCATCCGCGAGGAGCTGGTGCGTGGCGAAGAGGCCATCCTCGCCGTCACGGGGACGCGGCCAGTGGGCTTCCGAGCTCCCGGCTATACGCTGAACGCCGCCCTCTATGCGGCCACCGTGGAGCGTGGCTACCTCTATGGCTCCTCCGTGTTTCCGGCGGCCCCGTACTACGCCGCCAAGGCCGCGGTAATGGGGGCGCTGGCGCTGACGGGGCGCCCCTCGCGTTCGGTGCTGGACAGCCCGCGCGTGCTGCTGGCGCCTCGCACCCCGTACCGGCCCGAGCCCGCTCAGCCCTATCGGCGGGGCGCGGGGCCGGTGCTGGAGCTGCCCATGGCGGTGACGCCGGGCGTGCGCTTTCCCTTCATCGGTACCTTCGCGACCACGTTGCCGCTGTTCGGCATCCGTGCCGCCTGGCTGGCGTGCCGGGGCGATGCCTTCTTCAACTTCGAGCTGCACGCGGTGGACGTGCTGGACGAGACGGACGGGATTCCCCCCGAGCTGGTCCGCCAGCAGCGGGACCTGCTCGTGTCGGCCAGCCGGAAGATGCAGCGGCTGGAGACGCTCTTCCGCTGGCTGAAGGAAGAGCGCGACGTCGTCACCCTGCGCGAGGCGGCTGAGCGGCTCTCCCACTCGCTCTGA
- a CDS encoding glycosyltransferase family 2 protein, with protein sequence MAAPYLSIVIPVYNEASIVASAAAELCQGLDARGWDYEVIFAENGSRDATPQILEQMCTQNPRLRWFHSERPNYGAALKAGILKAQGTYVVCDEIDLCDLTFYDAALPWLERGEADMVVGSKAAKGASDQRPLVRRVATRVHNKLLRVALDFRGTDTHGLKAFRREALMPVIAKCVVDMDVFASEFVIRAWREGLKVMEIPIQLHEKRQPSIHLFRRVPNVLRNVGKLVYVIRIRGT encoded by the coding sequence ATGGCCGCCCCGTACCTGTCCATCGTCATCCCCGTCTACAACGAGGCCTCCATCGTGGCCTCGGCGGCCGCGGAGTTGTGCCAGGGCCTGGACGCGCGCGGCTGGGACTATGAGGTCATCTTCGCGGAGAACGGCTCGCGTGACGCGACGCCGCAGATCCTCGAGCAGATGTGTACCCAGAACCCGCGCCTGCGGTGGTTCCACTCGGAGCGCCCCAACTACGGCGCGGCGCTCAAGGCCGGCATCCTCAAGGCCCAGGGCACCTACGTGGTGTGCGACGAGATCGACCTGTGCGACCTCACCTTCTATGACGCCGCGCTGCCCTGGCTGGAGCGGGGCGAGGCGGACATGGTGGTGGGCTCCAAGGCGGCCAAGGGGGCCAGTGACCAGCGCCCCCTCGTCCGGCGCGTGGCCACCCGCGTCCACAACAAGCTGCTCCGGGTGGCGCTGGACTTCCGGGGCACGGACACCCACGGGCTCAAGGCGTTCCGGCGCGAGGCGCTCATGCCCGTCATCGCCAAGTGCGTGGTGGACATGGACGTATTCGCCAGCGAGTTCGTCATCCGCGCCTGGCGTGAGGGCTTGAAGGTGATGGAGATCCCCATCCAGCTCCACGAGAAGCGCCAGCCCTCCATCCACCTCTTCCGGCGCGTGCCCAACGTGCTGAGGAACGTGGGCAAGCTCGTCTACGTCATCCGCATTCGCGGCACCTGA
- a CDS encoding protoporphyrinogen/coproporphyrinogen oxidase, which yields MDPTVILGAGLAGLSAAHFLKRPWRLIEKTERVGGLIKTEVIDGCYFDPTGHWLHLRDPEIRELVNTLWLPGQLTSIQRKAGIFSRGVFTRFPYQVNTHGLPPEVVSENLIGYVEAIYGEKGRALREREPSNFEEFILRYMGEGFAKNFMVPYNQKLWTVHPRELSAAWVGRFVPRPTLKEVVDGALGAGSDALGYNASFLYPREGGIESLARAMLRHLQGGEVSVRTEPTAIDWKARRVTLSDGRSLGYSELLSTISLPHLVRLLAQGASGVPEEVRAAAGRLRATTVTYVCVAARGKNRQPWHWIYLPELEFKTYRIGSPSAVYAPLAPPDTATFYVEYSHHGELSPAQCEQHAVEDLVRSQMIHSAEDILFAQAREIPHAYVLYDEAYGPAKAEILRFLEHARILTAGRYGQWEYSSMEDAILGGRASARVLNER from the coding sequence ATGGACCCTACCGTCATCCTCGGCGCCGGCCTCGCCGGGCTGTCCGCTGCCCACTTCCTCAAGCGCCCCTGGCGCCTCATCGAGAAGACCGAGCGCGTCGGCGGCCTCATCAAGACCGAAGTCATCGACGGGTGCTACTTCGATCCGACCGGGCACTGGCTGCACCTGAGAGATCCGGAGATCCGTGAGTTGGTGAACACCCTCTGGCTGCCTGGCCAGCTGACGAGCATCCAGCGCAAGGCGGGCATCTTCTCGCGCGGCGTCTTCACCCGCTTTCCCTACCAGGTCAACACCCACGGACTACCGCCAGAGGTCGTCTCCGAGAACCTCATCGGCTACGTGGAGGCCATCTACGGGGAGAAGGGCCGTGCGCTGCGCGAGCGCGAGCCGAGCAACTTCGAGGAGTTCATCCTCCGCTACATGGGGGAGGGCTTCGCGAAGAACTTCATGGTGCCCTACAACCAGAAGCTCTGGACGGTACACCCGCGGGAGCTGTCGGCGGCCTGGGTGGGGCGCTTCGTGCCGCGGCCGACTCTCAAGGAGGTGGTGGACGGGGCGCTCGGGGCGGGCAGCGACGCCCTGGGCTACAACGCCTCCTTCCTCTACCCGCGCGAGGGCGGCATCGAGAGCCTCGCCCGGGCCATGCTGCGCCACCTTCAGGGCGGGGAGGTGAGCGTTCGCACCGAGCCCACCGCCATCGACTGGAAGGCCCGCCGCGTCACCCTCTCGGATGGACGCTCGCTCGGCTATTCGGAGCTGCTCTCCACCATCTCCCTGCCGCACCTGGTGCGGCTGCTCGCCCAGGGGGCCTCGGGCGTGCCGGAGGAGGTCCGGGCCGCCGCTGGCCGGCTGCGCGCCACCACCGTCACCTATGTCTGCGTGGCGGCCCGGGGGAAGAACCGGCAGCCGTGGCATTGGATCTACCTGCCCGAGCTCGAGTTCAAGACGTACCGCATCGGCTCTCCGTCCGCGGTGTACGCGCCGCTGGCGCCCCCGGACACGGCCACCTTCTATGTGGAGTACAGCCACCACGGCGAGCTGTCCCCCGCGCAGTGCGAGCAGCACGCGGTGGAGGACCTGGTGCGCTCTCAGATGATCCACTCGGCCGAGGACATCCTCTTCGCCCAGGCGCGGGAGATTCCCCACGCCTACGTCCTCTATGACGAGGCGTACGGGCCGGCGAAGGCGGAGATCCTCCGCTTCCTGGAGCACGCCCGCATCCTCACGGCCGGGCGCTACGGGCAGTGGGAGTACTCCTCCATGGAGGACGCCATCCTGGGCGGCCGGGCCTCTGCCCGGGTGCTGAACGAGCGTTGA